Part of the Nothobranchius furzeri strain GRZ-AD chromosome 2, NfurGRZ-RIMD1, whole genome shotgun sequence genome, TTTTACCACAGAGcacacagacaaaaggttttactcctgtgtggattctcatgtgattgTCTAATGCTAGTTTATAGGCTAATCTTTTACCACAGAGcacacagacaaaaggtttttctcctgtgtggattctcatgtgaatgCCTAATTTTGCTTTCTCTCCAAATCttcgaccacagagctcacagacaaaaggttgttctcctgtgtggactctcatgtgcctGTTAAAATTATTTCTTGCGCCAAATCttcgaccacagagctcacaagcaaaaggtttatTTCCAGTGTGGACATTCATGTGCTTGTTTAAAGAtgccttttggctaaatcttcgaccacagagctcacaggcaaaaggttgttctcctgtgtggactctcatgtgactgtttaaagcttTCTTACTGCTAAGTCTTTTTTGACAGAGCTTACAggaaaaaggtttttctcctgtgtggactctcatgtgcacGTTTAAATCACACATTGCACTAAATatttttccacagtcatcacaactaaatgattttagccTTTTCTGGACTTTCTTGcatgagtctacatgttgcttcactccaACACATTTATTTTTGACCAAACAGCTTGAAGACATTTTTGCTGAATGCCCTGacactctcacatgtttctggagagacctcTTGTGGACAAATTGTTCaccacactcagggcagctaaagGACTTGTTGACAGTCCTAACATGTGAATCAGAAGACCTGCTTTCATTCCAGTCACTGTCTtcttctccagtttcagacccagagtctgacagctcagattctagattcacatcatcaccatcttcatcatctccaCCCATTTCAgtttctgaagaatcagatgtctgttcatgagggttcaaatcttggttcctgctagtttctgctcttccaccagtttctgctgtcatctggtgagctgagctgttggttggaacttctttgtcttctacttgctgctgatgaagctgtgagaacagaggtttctcttc contains:
- the LOC129154110 gene encoding zinc finger protein OZF-like produces the protein MDTDVQQLVLVKEEAPEEQSAGVDQKDPEHIHMKEEQEENWTSLEGEQLHLEEKTDAARFPFTFASIKSEDDEEKPLFSQLHQQQVEDKEVPTNSSAHQMTAETGGRAETSRNQDLNPHEQTSDSSETEMGGDDEDGDDVNLESELSDSGSETGEEDSDWNESRSSDSHVRTVNKSFSCPECGEQFVHKRSLQKHVRVSGHSAKMSSSCLVKNKCVGVKQHVDSCKKVQKRLKSFSCDDCGKIFSAMCDLNVHMRVHTGEKPFSCKLCQKRLSSKKALNSHMRVHTGEQPFACELCGRRFSQKASLNKHMNVHTGNKPFACELCGRRFGARNNFNRHMRVHTGEQPFVCELCGRRFGEKAKLGIHMRIHTGEKPFVCVLCGKRLAYKLALDNHMRIHTGVKPFVCVLCGKRFAQKQALESHVRVHTGLKPFVCGLCGKRFSQKSTLNNHTRVHTGEKPSCL